The Rhodococcus rhodochrous DNA window GGGTGATCGCGTCGTCGCCGCCGACCTCGACCTCGCAGCCGCCGAAGCCACCGCCAAGGAGTACCCCCAGCTGATCACGGCACTGCCGGTCGACATCTCCGACCGCGCCCAGGTCGACGAGCTCCGCGACCGCACCCATGCCGAGGTGGGCGTGCCCAACGTGATCGTCAACGCCGCCGGCTGGGACCGCACCGACCAGTTCCTGAACGCCACACCGGAGTTCGCCCAGAAGGTCGTCGCGATCAATTATCTCGGCCCGGTGAACATCTGCAGCGCTTTCCTGCCCGGCATCATCGACGCCGGAAACGGCGGTCGCGTGATCAACCTCGCCAGCGATGCAGGTCGCGTCGGCAGCTCCGGCGAATCCATCTACGCGGGAGCGAAGGGCGGCGTCATCGCCCTCACCAAATCGCTCGCCCGCGAGATGGCCCGGCACAACATCAACGTCAACTGCGTGTGCCCCGGCCCCACCGACACCCCGCTGTTCCAGGCCCAGGAAGAGAAGCTCAAAGCTGCTCTTATCAAGGCCATTCCGTTCCGGCGGCTCGCACGACCCGAAGAGGTCGCCGCGCCCGTCCTGTTCTTCGCATCCGAGTCCGCATCGTTCATCACGGGCCAGGTGATCAGCGTCAGCGGCGGCCTCACCATGGCCGGCTGACCGACATCCTCAGGGGAGATCGAATCATGAGCGCGTCGTACAACGCCCGGGCCTACCGGGAGTACTTCGAGAACGACTTCACGTATCTCAACGGCTTCCGGCGCAACCTGGGACGGTACGGGAACCGCGTTGCCATCACCGATCCCGACACGGGAACTCGGCTGACCTACGCCGAACTCGGCGAGCGCGTCGACCGAGTCGCCACGGGTCTGGCCGATGCGGGTGTGCAGGCAGGGGATGTCGTCGCCTATCAGCTGTTCAACAGCGTCGAGTTCGCCGAACTGTATCTCGCCACCCAGGCCGTCGGCGCGGTGGGTTCGCCGATCAACTTCCGGCTCGCCTCCGGCGAAACATCGTTCATCCTCGACAAGTCCGCACCCACGGTCTTCGTCTACGACACCGAGCTCACTCCCATGGTGACGGAGGCGCTGGAACGCTCGGCGCACACACCGAAGGTGATCGTCGCGGTGGGCGCCGGCGATCCGGTCTCCGTTCCCGGCGCCACCGTTGTGCGGTACCGGCACCTGGCGGCCGATCGGGTCGCGCTCCCGCCGCTGCACCGGACGGTGTGGGACGAGACCACTCGCCTCTACACCTCGGGCACCACCGGTATGCCGAAGGGTGTGCCGCTCAACAGCATGATCGAGATCTTCAGCGCGCACGACGTCATCATGCATTTCCCGCTCAGCCCTGAGGACAAGACGCTCAACATGACGCCGTGGTTCCACCGCGGCGGCCTGTACTCCGGAGGGCCCAATCCGGTCTTCTACATCGGCGGAGAAGTGGTGCCGCTGCGCACCTTCGACGCCGACCGCGTCCTCGACCTCGTCGCCGAGCACGGCCTCACCTTCCTCATCGGAGCACCCACCAACCTCGCGATGCTCGCCGCCGCACAGGAGGCCCGTCCGCGCGACCTGTCGTCGCTGCGCGGAATCGTCACAATGGGTGCGCCGCTCGAACGCGAAGCGGCACTGCGATACCAGCAGGTCCTCAACCCGCGGATCTTCAACGGCTACGGCAGCACCGAAGGGTTCTGGAACACCTTTCTGCGCCCCACCGATCTGCCCGAACATGCCGGCACCGCGGGTCGGGCCTGCACCGACGACGACGTGCGCGTGGTCCACATCTACGAGGACCGACTCGCCCACCACGACGACGTCGTCGCCAAGGACGACGAAGAGGTCGGAGAAGTGATCGTCCGCTCCCCCAAGGGTTCGAACGCCTACTTCGACTCCCCCGACCAGGAGAAGGCCAAGTTCAACAACGGGTGGCTGCACATCGGCGACCTCGCCACGTGGGACGCCGGAGAGTTCGTCACCATCGTCGGACGCAAGGACGACATGCTCGTCTGCGGTGGTGAGAACGTCCATCCGGTGCAGGTCGAGGAAGCGCTCAACTCGCATCCGGGTGTGTCCGACTGCCTCGTCGTCGGCGTACCCGACGACCGGTGGGGACGCATCGTCGTCGCGTACATCGTCGCCGGCAGCCCGGACGTCACGGCGGACGTCCTCGACGCGCATTGTCGCGATCACCCGCTGCTGTCGACCTTCAAGCGACCGCGGGCATATCGCTTCGTCGAGTCACTGCCGGTCTCGGCCACCGGAAAGAAACTGCACTACAAGGCAACCCGAACAGCAGCCGACGAATTCGCCGCAGGGTTGTTCACCGCACCCACCGACTCGAGGATCACACGATGAACGCACGCCTCGAATACGAGACCGAGCACCAGCAGTTCCGGGAGGTCGCTCGCGACTTCGTCCGCGACAAGATCACACCCGTGCACGAGGACTGGGAGCACGCGAGCTGCCTCGACCGGTCGTTGTTCACCGAAGCCGGTAAGCTCGGACTGCTCGCCTTCTCCGTCGACGAGAAGTACGGCGGTCCCGGCGTCGACGACTTCCGCTACAACGCCATCCTCATCGAGGAGGTCAACCGAGCGGGCAACGCCGCGGCCGGTATCGCGTTCTCCCTGCAGAACGACGTGGTGCTGCCCTACCTGACCGAGTTGACCACCGACGAACAGAAGGCACGGTGGCTGCCCGGCGTCGTCAGTGGCGAGACCGTGCTGGGCATCGCCATGACCGAACCCGGCACCGGCAGCGACCTCACCGGTATCCGCACCTCCGCGGTGCGCGACGGCGATCACTACGTCGTCAACGGAGCCAAGACGTTCATCTCCAACGGTCAGAACGGCGACCTGTTCGTCGTCGCGACCCGCACCTCCGACGACCCGCACAAGGGATTGACGCTGCTGGTCGTCGAGGCCGACACCCCCGGCTTCTCCCGCGGACGCAATCTCGAGAAGATCGGTCTGCACGCCCAGGACACCAGCGAGCTGACGTTCACCGACATGCGGGTGCCGGTCGCGAACCGTCTCGGCGACGAAGGCCGCGGCTTCTACCAACTGGTGCACAACCTCCCGCAGGAACGGTTGTCGCTGTCCATCGGTGCGGTCGCCGCCGCCGAGGGCGTCCTCGCGCAGACCCTCGACTACGTCCGCGAGCGGAAGGCGTTCGGGAAGCCGGTGTCGAGCTTCCAGAACACCCAGTTCGTGCTCGCCGAGCTGGCCACCGAGCTCGACATCGCCCGCACCTACCTCGACGACTGCATCGCCGAGCACGTCGCCGGGCAGCTCACCGCCGCCCGCGCCGCCCGTCTGAAGTGGTGGGCCACCGAACTGCAGGTGCGTGTCGCCGACCGGTGCCTGCAACTGCACGGCGGCTACGGCTACATGCGCGAATACGGCGTCGCACGCGCTTTCGTCGACGCCCGCATCCAGACGATCTACGGCGGAACCACCGAGATCATGAAGACGATCGTCGCGAAGGATCTCGGGATCTGACGACCGTCCCAGCTGCACGATTCACACCGCTGAGCACTCGGTACTGTGAATCGGACCGAAAAGCGACGAGGAGCCCCTATGACCACCGACCACGATGCACTTCCCGTGGAAGAGGCCGTGCGGGCAGTTCGTACCAGTTCCCGCCGCAAGCAGGTCCTCGACGCCGCCGTGCAGGTCATGCAGCGCACCGGTTTCCACCAGATGTCGATGCAGGCGCTGGCCGACGAGGCCGGTGTCAGCGTCGGACTGATCTACAAGTACTTCGGCGGCAAGGAGGAAATCCTCCTCGCCACCATCGTCTCGATCCTCGACACCTTCCGCGACCAGATCGAACCTGCGATGGAGGCCGCCGGCGACGACCCGGTCGAACGGCTCGCCGCCGGCATCCGCCGCTACATCGAGATCGTCGACGAGAACCTCGATGCCACCGTCCTCACCTACCGGGAGAGCCGCACGCTCGACGCTGCAGGTCGCGCCCGGATCAAGGAACTGGAGGTCGAGACGTCGGCGCCGCTGCGCTCCGCCCTCGACGACGGCATCGCCGCCGGAATCATGGAGCCCATCGACGTCGATCTGATGGTGTTCGACATCTTGCTCCTCGCCCACGGGTGGGCGCTCAAGCACTGGCACTTCGGAGCCATCTACACCCTCGACGACTACATCCGGCTCCAGACCCGGCTGGTGCTCAACACGACCCTGAAAGCGGCGCGGCGCGGGGAGTACGCGCACTTCCTCCGGTAATCACCACCCTCGACCGCGGACAGCGGAGCGCGAAATGGTCACAGATGCGCGTTATTGCGCGCTCCGATGACCGATTCCCGCTCCGTTGTCGGGGTCGGTGAGTGCGGGGTCCCGCGAGGTGTCCTTCAACGCGACCCCCGACGCACCCAACTGTCGCGCGCCGTTCACGAGGGCCGCGACGACGCGCGCCGCGTGGTCGTAGGTCATCCCGCCGGGCGGGTGGATGTTCGACACGCAGTTGCGTTCGGCGTCACTGCGTCCCGGCCTCGGGTGGTGCGTCAGGTACACGCCGACGCTGTCGGCCACCGAGAGGCCGGGGCGTTCGCCGATGATCACGAGCATCGTCGTGACGCCGAGTCGTTCACCGATATGGTCTCCCAGCGCGACACGCGCCTGCGTCGCGATGACCGGCGGCGCCACCGTCAGCCCCGGCAGGGCAGCGACGATCGCCGCGAGCAGATCGGGTCCGTGGGCGTCGAGAGCAGTGGACGACAACCCGTCGCACAGCGCGATGCCGAGGTCGGCGTCCGTTCGTGGCAGCGCGGTTCCCTCGGCGAGTTGCCGGCCGAGGTCGGGGCGCCGCAGATACGTACTGCGATCCTGCGCTGCGCTTTCCACGACGAGCGGATCACCGAGTCCGAGTTCTTTCGTCCGCCGCACCATCGCGGGCACGTCGAGCGGGACGTGCACGGCGTCGCGCGCCTCGGCATGGGCCGTCACGAATTCCAGATGACGGCGTGTCGGGATGCTGTTCCCGGTACGGCCCAGTCCGATCCGGGCCTGGGTGTGCCGACGCAGTTCATCCCACAGGTCGCTCACAGGGCACCTCCGAGCGCGCGCAGCGGGGACGTGCCGATGTCCACCGGCAGGATGCGACCGACGTCGTCCGCCATGCCCTGCCTGCGTAGCCAGTCCTCGAATTCCGGTGCCGGCCGCAGATCGGCGGCCTCCCGCACGTACAGCACGTCGTGGAACGACAGCGACTGGTAGCCGAGCATCACGTCGTCGGCGCCGGGCACGGTGATGACGAAAGCTGTTCCGGCAACGGCCAACAGGGTCAGCAGGGTGTCCATGTCGTCCTGGTCGGCCTCGGCATGGTTGGTGTAGCAGACGTCCACACCCATCGGCAGGCCGAGAAGTTTGCCGCAGAACTGGTCTTCGAGACCCGCACGGATGATCTGCTTGCCGTCGTACAGGTATTCCGGTCCGATGAATCCCACGACCGTGTTGACGAGCAGCGGATGGAACTTGCGCGCAACGGCATACGCACGCGCTTCGAGCGTCTGCTGATCCACCGGTCTGCCTCCGGTTCCGACATGGGTTCCCGATGACAACGCCGAGCCCTGCCCGGTCTCGAAGTACATGACGTTGCTGCCGACGGTCCCCCGTCGCAGCGACCTGCCGGCCTCGTTGCCCTCCCGCAGCACTGCGAGGTCCACCCCGAAGCTGCGGTTGGCACCCTCGGTGCCCGCGACGGACTGGAACACCAGGTCGACGGGTGCGTCCTTCTCGATCAGATCGATGGTGGTGGTGACGTGGGTGAGCACGCACGATTGCGTGGGGATCTCGAATCGCTGCCGGATCTCGTCGAGCAGGTGCAGCAGGTCGGACACGGCGTGCGGTGAGTCGCTCGCCGGATTGATGCCGACCACCGCGTCGCCGCATCCCATCAGCAGACCGTCGAGGACGGACGCGGCGACCCCACGCGGATCGTCGACGGGATGGTTCGGTTGCAGGCGTGTCGCGAGCCGGCCGGGCAATCCGATGGTCGTGCGGAACGCACTGGTCACGGTCGCGGCACGGGAGACCGCGATGAGGTCCTGGTTGCGCATGATCTTGCTGGTCGCCGCGACCATCTCCGGGGTGAGTCCCGGCGCGAGTGCTGCGAGCACGTCGGCGGAGTCCGGTCGGGCCGCGACCTCCAGGAGGTGGTCGCGCAGTTCCCCGACGGTCATGTGCGAGACCGGCGCGAAGGCCGTCGCGTCGTGGGTGTCGACGATCAGCCTGGTGACCTCGTCGGTCTCGTACGGGACGACCGCCTCGGTGAGGAAGGCGGTCAGCGGGAGGTCGGCGAGAGTCAGCTGTGCCGCGGCGCGTTCGGCATCCGAGGTGGCCGCGCAGCCCGCGAGTTCATCGCCCGAGCGGCGCGGGGATGCTTTGCCGAGCAGGTCGACGAGGCCGTCGAACTCGTAACCGGTTCCGCCGAGCTGTTGTCGGTAGATCGTCATCGAGGCCTCCCGCGCAGGACCGGTTCGACGGATGTGAGCACGCAGTGGAGTGCAGCATTCCACTTTTTCGCCGTCGTGTCCGGCGAGTGTCGCGACGAAACGCCGCTGGTCGTCGGTTTCTAGCCCCGCTGGTACCAGACGTTCGTCACCCGCTGCGCCATGTGCCGCATCCCCGCGGCGGTGGGATGCAGCGCCTTCGCCAGCGACAGCGACTGCCGTCCTTCGTAGAAGCGCTGCTCGGAGGGCGCACACGCGTCGTGTCCTTCCGATCCGGCCATGACGTCGACGAACTCGGCACCGGCCTCGCCGGCGGACCGGGCGAGCACTCGGTTCATCCGCACGAAGAAGTTCGTCACGAAGGAGGCGTCGGCATCGCTGGTGGGGATGTTGGGCCAGCAACCCCGGTTGCCGAAGACGCCACCGTGCCCGACCAGCAGGACCCGTGCGCGCGGTGCGCGTTGCTGGACGGCTGTGAGTGTCGCGGTGACCTTCGGTCCGAGCGCGCTCAGGGCGGCGTCCATGCGCGACGTGGTGCCCGGATCGGTGCGGCAGTGCGCGTCGCCGCCCGGAAGCTCGGTGTAGCAGGCCGAGACGAGCCCCGCCCAGCCGACATCGTTGCCGCCGATGCTCAGCGTGACGAGATTCGTGTCCGGAGTGAGCGAATCGATCTGCGGCGGGACCGATCCGGTCGACGTCTGCTGCGGGACGGACGTGATGTGCTCGGTGCGTGCTCCCGAACACGCGACGTTGACGATACTGACGGTCTGCAGCGAACCCGCGACGAGGTTCGGATATCCCGCATCCGCGCGGGCACATCCGCTGAGCATCGCCGCTGCGTCGAGGTAGGGTCCGGCGGCACGCGAGTCGCCGAGCGCGACGTATCGGATGCCCTGCTCGCTACCCGGGTCGCTCATCGCGGACACCGGCCACACCATCGATGCAGCTGCCATGCCGGCGACGATCCCGGCTCGCACAATCGTCTTCATCCAGACCCTCCGGCAGCGTGGTTCTCCCGGGCATGAGATCGGCACGAATTACAAACGCGTTACGAGCATCGGGTGAAGATCACGGATGAAGCCCGGATGCCCGTCCTCCCACCAGCGCATTTTGTTTACTCCCCCCTTCGAACGGCTACCGTCGACCTGTGACCGTCCACAAAGTTCTCGACGGCCGCTACGAGCTGAGCGGTCTGCTCGGCGTGGGCGGCAGCGGCGAGATCCACGACGGTTGGGACACCCGCCTCCACCGGCCCGTCGCCGTCAAACTGCTCGGACGGGAGGTGGGTAGCAGACCGGACGTACGACGTCGTTTCGAAGTCGAGGCCCGGGCCGCCGCGGCCCTGAACCACCCTCGCATCGTCGCCGTGTACGACACGGGTGAACACGACGGACGTCCCTACATCGTTATGGAACGGCTTCCCGGGCGGACCCTCGCCGACGACATCGCCCGCGGACCCCTACCCGACGATCGGGTGCGCACGGTGCTCGCCGGAATTCTCGAGGCACTCGTCGCCGCGCACGGTGCGGGGATCCTTCACCGGGACATCAAACCGGCGAACGTGCTCGTCGCGGAGAACGGTGAGATCAAGGTCGCCGACTTCGGTATCGCGAAGAGCGTCGGCGACGACCTCACCCGCACCGGTGAACTCGTGGGGACCGTCGCCTATCTGAGCCCGGACCGCATCACCGGACACCCCGCGTCCGTTACGGACGATCTGTACGCGGTCGGGATCGTCGGCTACGAGTCCCTGTGCGGGCGGAGGCCGTTCGCCGAGGACAACATCCTCGCGCTGGCACGGGCCATCACGCACGACCGGCCGCAGCCGCTCACCGAACTCCGACCGGACGCCCATCCTGGGCTCGTCGCAGTGATCGAGCGGGCCATGGCACGAGAGCCTTCCGACCGGTTCCGCAGTGCGCACGAGATGCTCTCGGCATTGCAGAACTCCGACGGATACCGCACTGCGACGACCCGGCTGCCGGCAGGTATGGCTGTCGACCCGACGACCACCGTAGGCACGGACCGTTCCCGTGGAGTTCTTGTCGCGGCGGGTCTGACGCTGGTCGGAGCGCTCGCCGTGGGCGGTCTCGCGCTCGGATTCGGGCGGGGCGACTCCCCGCCGGCGGCCACACCGGAGACCCGGACGCCGGGCACGTCCGCAGCGACGCCCGAACGGGTACCGGCCACCACCGAGCTCCCTGTGACTCCCGAATCCACGGTCGTCCCGGCTCGCACAGCGGACGAAACCCCCGTGGTTCCGCCCGTCGTACCCGCTCCGGAGACCGTTCCTGTCGCACCGCCGGCGGATGCCGGGCCCACGAGGTCCGAATCCGAGTCCCGTGGGAACAGCGGACCCGGCAACAACAACGGGAATGGCAACGGCAACGGCGGTGATGGAAATGGGAACAACGGCAACGGGAACAACGGTCGCGGCAACGGCAACAATGGCAACAGCGGCCGCGGCAACGGCAACGGCAACGGGTGAGGTCGCTCAGCTCGATCCGCGCGCGACGAGTTCGACGGGCAGCTTCGTCGATTCCGTCTCCCCGGTGCGCACGAGTTCGAGCAGACGCTCGATGGCCGTCACCCCGATATCGTGCGCGGGCGATCGCACGGTGGTGAGCGGAACCGGCAGCTGCGCGACGACAGGGATGTCGTTGTAACCGACGACGGCGAGATCGCCGGGGATGGACAGACCCAGGTCGCGGGCGACACCGAGGATGCCGATGGCAATGGTGTCGCTGACCGCGAAGATCGCGCGGGGCCGGTCGGGGCGATCCAGCAGCGCACGCGCGGCCTCGACACCCCCGGCGACGTCGAAGCTCGACCGCACGATCCGCTCGGGCGGCAGGGCCACCGACGCTTCCTTCAGGGTGTCGACGAAGCCGTCGCGCCGGTCGCGGGCAGTGCTGGCGTGGTCGGGGCCGGCGATGATCGCCAGGTCGTCGTAGCCGCGGTCGAGCAGGTGCCGGGCGGCCAGCACTCCTCCTCGGTAGTCGTCGCCCACTACGAACGGCAACCCGGCGTCGGCGTGCCGGGTGACCGCGAGGATGGGCAGCGATCCGAGCGCCAGCGACTCGACGAACGGGCGGCCCGGCAGGTGCATGCTGCTCAGCAGCAGACCGTCGACCTGCCGGCCCACGAGCAGCGCGATGGCGCGACGTTGCGCCTCGAGATCGTCGGGTGGGCTCGACAGCAGCACCGAGTAGCCCGCTTTCGTGGCGGCTTCCTCGATGCCCTGGTAGGTCGTGGCGACCACGCCGTCGGTGAGTCGCGGCATGACGACACCGAGGGTCGTGGTCTTGCGGGTCCGCAGGCTCGCTGCCCACAGATTGGGGCGATATCCCAGTTCGGCCGCGACCTCCCGCACCCGCAGTGCCGAGTCCGACCAGCCGTCGACCGGTTCGGGCTGGCGCAGCACCCGGGATGCCGTCGAGACGTGGACACCGGCGCGCTCGGCGATCTCCTTGAGCGTCGGGGCGCGGTCGGGACGGGGCATGCGGCTCTCCTGCTTGTACGGCATCGAGTTCGTGTTCCGGGTTGACGCGCCCGGAGCATGCCTTTAGCGTAGGCCATGCAATCGATCGTGCAAACGTTCTCGCAATCGTTCTGACAAACGTTTCCTCGACCACCGGAGAAGGCCATGTCCCACGCTCAGTCGCTCACCCAGCTGTTCGCCCTCGACTCCCTGCTCGAGCAGGAGGAGATCGACATCCGCGACACCGTCCGCAAGTTCGGCAACGAGCGCATCCGCCCGCACGTGGCCCAGTGGTTCGAGGAAGCGAAGCTCCCGGCGCGCGAGCTCGCCAAGGAACTCGGACAGCTGGGCGTGCTCGGCATGCACCTCGACGGCTACGGCTGCGCCGGCATGAGCGCCACCGCCTACGGCCTGGCCTGCCTCGAACTCGAGGCCGTCGACTCCGGCATCCGCAGCCTCGTGTCCGTGCAGGGCTCGCTGGCGATGTTCTCCATCCACCACTGGGGCAGCGAAGAGCAGAAGCAGGAATGGCTCCCCCACATGGCCGCCGGCGAGGCCATCGGCTGCTTCGGCCTGACCGAGCCCGACTTCGGCTCCAACCCCGCCGGGATGCGCACCAACGCCAAGCGCGACGGCGACGACTGGATCCTCAACGGCACCAAGATGTGGATCACCAACGGCTCGATCGCCGACGTCGCCGTCGTCTGGGCGCAGACCGACCTCGAAGAAGGCGCCAAGGGCATCCGCGGCTTCGTCGTCCCCACCGACACCCCCGGTTTCTCCGCCCCGGAGATCCACTCCAAGCTGTCGCTGCGCGCCTCGGTCACCTCGGAGCTCGTCCTCGACGGCGTGCGTCTGCCCGCCTCGGCGATGATGCCGAAGGCCAAGGGTCTGCGCGGACCGCTGACCTCCCTTGGTGAGGCCCGCTTCGGCATCGTCTTCGGTGCCATCGGCGCCGCCCGCGACTGCCTCGAGACCGCCATCGAGTACTCGCAGTCCCGCGAGGTGTTCGACAAGCCGCTCGCCGGCTACCAGCTCACCCAGGCCAAGATCGCCGACATGGCGCTCGAGGTCGGCAAGGGTCACCTGCTCGCCTACCACCTCGGCCGCATCAAGGACCGCGGCGAGATCGCCCCGGAGCAGGTCAGCCTCGGCAAGCTCAACAACGTGCGCGAGGCCATCGCGATTGCCCGCGAGTGCCGGACCATCCTCGGCGCCAACGGCATCACGCTCGAGTACCCCGTCATCCGCCACGCCAACAACCTCGAATCGGTGCTGACCTACGAGGGCACCTCCGAGGTCCACCAGCTGACCATCGGCAAGGCGCTGACCGGCGAGGCGGCTTTCCGGTGACCACCCTTCCCAGTGCGCTCGAGGGGCTGGTGATCGCCGACTTCGGTCGCGTGCTCGCCGGCCCCTACGCCACCATGCTGCTCGCCGACCTCGGGGCGGAGGTCGTCAAGATCGAACGACCCGGCTTCGGGGACGACACCCGGCACTGGGGCCCGCCCTGGGTCGGCGACGAGTCGACCTACTTCCTCGGCGTCAACCGCAACAAGAAGTCGGTGGCCATCGACCTGACCACCGACGAAGGACTCGGGCAGGCACGCGATCTCGTCGCCCGCGCCGATGTCGTCGTCGAGAACTTCCTGCCCGGCACGATGACACGGCTCGGGCTCGGATACGAGCAGGCCCGGGAACTCAACCCCGGCATCGTCTACACCTCGATCACCGGCTTCGGTGGGCACAACAATCTGCCCGGCTACGACCTGCTCATCCAGGCCGTCGGCGGTCTGATGAGCATCACCGGGCCCGACCCGGCGACACCCACCAAGGTCGGCGTCGCCGTGGTCGACGTCATCACCGGAATGCACGCTGCGCTCGGCATCCTCGCCGCGCTGCGGCACCGCGACCGCACCGGTGAGGGCCAGCGCGTCGAGGTGAACCTGTTGTCGTCCCTGTTGTCGGCGTTGGCGAACCAGTCGTCGGGCTACGTCGCGGCAGGTGTGGTGCCGAAGGCGATGGGCAATCGTCATCCGAGCATCGCGCCCTACGAGGTGTTCCACACGGCCGACCGGCCGTTCGTCCTCGCCGTGGGCAACGACCGTCAATTCGCTTCGCTGGCCGAGGTTCTCGGCGCTCCGGAACTCGCCACCGACGACCGGTTCACTACGAACACCGCCCGCGTCGCGAACCGGGAGGAGCTGACGAAGATCATCGACGAACTGCTGTCGACGGACACCGCCGACGCGTGGTTCGACGCTCTGACCGCGGCGCGGGTGCCGTGCGGTCCGCTCAACGACATCGCCGACGCGGTCGCGCTCGCCGAACGACTCGGCCTCTCACCGGTGGTGTCGATCGACGATCCCGACCGGGACGCTCCGCTTCGTCAGATCGCCAACCCGATCCGGCTCAGCGCAACCCCCGCGACCTACCGCACCGCACCCCCACGGTTGGCGTAGCCGGACGCTCTCGTCACTCGGGCTTCTGTTCCTTCAGAGTGTGCGCGACGAGAGCGTTGGCGTGCCCGTGGCCCATCCTGTGTTCCTGCTTCAGCCAGTTCACGAGCTCCATGTGCTTGGCGAGATCCGACGCGCGGATCATGTTCTTCCACTCCTCGATCGGGCGTCCGTACTTCTGCTCGATCGACGGAAAATACGACTCGGGTCCCTTGACCTTCTCACTCATGCGGAGAGGTTAACCGGGGCGACCGACACGGTCGGACCGTTCGGTTCGATCCACT harbors:
- a CDS encoding LacI family DNA-binding transcriptional regulator, whose amino-acid sequence is MPRPDRAPTLKEIAERAGVHVSTASRVLRQPEPVDGWSDSALRVREVAAELGYRPNLWAASLRTRKTTTLGVVMPRLTDGVVATTYQGIEEAATKAGYSVLLSSPPDDLEAQRRAIALLVGRQVDGLLLSSMHLPGRPFVESLALGSLPILAVTRHADAGLPFVVGDDYRGGVLAARHLLDRGYDDLAIIAGPDHASTARDRRDGFVDTLKEASVALPPERIVRSSFDVAGGVEAARALLDRPDRPRAIFAVSDTIAIGILGVARDLGLSIPGDLAVVGYNDIPVVAQLPVPLTTVRSPAHDIGVTAIERLLELVRTGETESTKLPVELVARGSS
- a CDS encoding acyl-CoA dehydrogenase family protein, yielding MSHAQSLTQLFALDSLLEQEEIDIRDTVRKFGNERIRPHVAQWFEEAKLPARELAKELGQLGVLGMHLDGYGCAGMSATAYGLACLELEAVDSGIRSLVSVQGSLAMFSIHHWGSEEQKQEWLPHMAAGEAIGCFGLTEPDFGSNPAGMRTNAKRDGDDWILNGTKMWITNGSIADVAVVWAQTDLEEGAKGIRGFVVPTDTPGFSAPEIHSKLSLRASVTSELVLDGVRLPASAMMPKAKGLRGPLTSLGEARFGIVFGAIGAARDCLETAIEYSQSREVFDKPLAGYQLTQAKIADMALEVGKGHLLAYHLGRIKDRGEIAPEQVSLGKLNNVREAIAIARECRTILGANGITLEYPVIRHANNLESVLTYEGTSEVHQLTIGKALTGEAAFR
- a CDS encoding CaiB/BaiF CoA transferase family protein — encoded protein: MTTLPSALEGLVIADFGRVLAGPYATMLLADLGAEVVKIERPGFGDDTRHWGPPWVGDESTYFLGVNRNKKSVAIDLTTDEGLGQARDLVARADVVVENFLPGTMTRLGLGYEQARELNPGIVYTSITGFGGHNNLPGYDLLIQAVGGLMSITGPDPATPTKVGVAVVDVITGMHAALGILAALRHRDRTGEGQRVEVNLLSSLLSALANQSSGYVAAGVVPKAMGNRHPSIAPYEVFHTADRPFVLAVGNDRQFASLAEVLGAPELATDDRFTTNTARVANREELTKIIDELLSTDTADAWFDALTAARVPCGPLNDIADAVALAERLGLSPVVSIDDPDRDAPLRQIANPIRLSATPATYRTAPPRLA
- a CDS encoding DUF4287 domain-containing protein, translated to MSEKVKGPESYFPSIEQKYGRPIEEWKNMIRASDLAKHMELVNWLKQEHRMGHGHANALVAHTLKEQKPE